The Halorubrum salinarum genome segment GGCGTCGCGTTCGCCGGCGTGATCGGGTTCGTCGGCCTCATCGTGCCCCACATGCTCCGGCTCGTCGTCGGCCCCGACCACCGGGTGCTGCTCCCGACCGCGGCGCTTTCCGGCGGCACCTTCCTCGTCGCGGCCGACACGCTCGCGCGCTCCGCCCCAGCCGAGTACCCCGTCGGGATCATCACCGCCGCGGTCGGGGCGCCCTTCTTCGTCTACCTGCTCGTGACCCGGGAGGTGACGGAGCTGTGAGCGCGGACCGCCACGCGGACGGCGAGGCGGCGGAGGGGGAGGCGGGGGAGACGGACGCAGCGGCGGCCGAGGCCCGATCGGCCGCCGCCGCGCGCGACGTGTCGGCCTCGCTCGCGGGACCGGCGTCGCTCCCGGACACCGCGCGGTCGTTCGGCGACGACCCGCTGCTGTCGGTCGCGGACGTGGCCGTCTCGTTCGGCGACCTCGACGTCGTCTCCGGGGTCGACCTCCGCGTCGAGCCCGGCTCGCTCGTCGGCCTCGTCGGCCCCAACGGCGCCGGCAAGACGACGGTGTTGCGCGCGGTGACCGGGGCCGTCGAGCCGGACGCGGGGACCGTCGAGATCGGGGGCGACCCGGCGGCGTCGCTGTCGGCCAAGGAGGTCGGGCGCCGGGTCGCGACCGTCCCGCAGGCGACGAACCTCGCGTTCGACTTCCGCGTGCGCCACGTCGTCGAGATGGGGCGGACCCCGCACCTCGGCCGCTTCGACGCGCACGGCGTCGCGGACGACGAGGCGGTCGACGCCGCGATGGCCGCGGCCGACGTGAAGCGCTTCGCGGACCGCTCGATCACCGAGGTCTCCGGCGGCGAGCGCCAGCGCGTCCTGCTCGCCCGCGCGTTGGCGCAGGCGGCCCCGCTCCTCCTCCTGGACGAGCCGACCGCCAGCCTCGACGTGAACCACGCGGTCGAGACGCTCGAACTGGTCCGCGCGTTCGTCGACGACGGCGACCGCGGGGCGATCGCCGCGATCCACGACCTCGACGCCGCGGCCCGGTACTGCGACGAGGTCGTCGTCCTCGCGAACGGCGGGGTCCGGGCCGCCGGCCCCCCGGAGTCGGTGCTGTCCGCGTCGACCGTCGGCGCCGCCTTCGACGCGGAGGCGTTCGTCGGCCGCGACCCGGCGACCGGGGCGCCCGCGGTGACGGCGTTCCCCCACAGCGACGTCGAGCCCCGGCGCGTCCACGTGATCGGCACGGGGCGCCCGGCGGCGCGCGCCGTCGCCCGGCTGGCGGCCGCGGGCCACGAGCCCTCCGTCGGCGTCGTTCCGGCAGGGGACGCGGTCGCCGGCGCCGCCGCGGACGCGGACGCGACCGCCGTGACGGCGCCGCCGTTCGAGGCCCCGTCCGCGGCGGCGGTCGCGGCGGCCAAGGACCTCGCGGCCGACGCGGACGCGACGCTCGCCGTCGGGGCGGAGGGGTCGGGTGACCCCGACGCGGTACGCGGCCCGAACGCCGAGGTGGCGGCGGCCGCCGACCGGGTCGTCCCGGTCGCCGCCGACGCCGACGGCGCGGACCTGCTCGACGCGGTCGCGGCCGCGACCGCGGACGGGGAGTGAGCCGCCCGCGAAGCGTCACCGTTTATTCGCTCGCACGCGTCCCTCCGACGATGAGCGTCCCCTGCGTCGCGGTCGACCGCGAGCGCGGCGAGACAGTCCGGAGCCGGCTCGCCGACGCCGATGCCCTCGACGGCGACCACCAGATCGCCGTCGACGGCGACACGATCTACATCCCCGTCGCGGACCGCGATCGGGTCCCTGCCGACCTCGCTGACCGGATCGTGGAGCGCGACGCGGCGGCCCGGGACCGACCCACGACGCCCGCGGAGATCCTCGGCTACGAGCCCTCGATCGAGCGGCTCGGCGACATCGTCATCGTCGACGAGGACGACGACGAGCGCGCCCGCGAGATCGCAGAGGCGGTCATGGCCGCCGATCTCCCCTGCGACACGGTCCTCAACCGCGCGTCGCCGATCGAGGGCGAACTGCGGGTCCGTCAGTGGGACGTGCTGGCCGGGAACGGCACCGAGACGGTCCACCGCGAGTACGGCCACGAGTTCGCGCTCGACGTCGCGGAAGTGTACTTCTCGCCGCGGCTCGCGACCGAGCGGCACCGCGTGGTCGAGCAGGTGGAGCCCGGCGAGTCGGCGATAGACATGTTCGCCGGCGTGGGACCGTACGCCGTCCCCATGGCCGCCCGCGGCGCCGACGTGGTCGCGTGCGACCTCAACGAGCGCGCCGTCGAGTACCTCCGGGAGAACGCCGAGCGCAACGGCGTCGCGGATCGGGTGACGGCCGTCGCGGGCGACGTCCGCGACCTCGCCGGCTCGTACGCCGACACCGCCGACCGGCTCGTGATGAACCTCCCGCACTCCGCGGACGAGTTCCTCGACACTGCGGTCGCGCTCGCGGGCGACGACTGCGCGGTCCACTACTACGACATCCAGCACGAGGACGACCCGTTCGGCCCGGGGCGTCGCGCGATGGAGGCGGCCGCGGGCGACGCCTACGCCGTCGACGTCGAGACCGAGCGGGTCGTCCGGTCGTACGCGCCACACGAGTACAACGTGTGTCTCGACGTTCGACTGACCCGCGTCGCCGACTGAGCCCCGGGGCGGGCTCCGCCGCGGGACGGGCACAGACACGTCAGGCCGCTCACTTATGCGTGTCACTCACTATCGTATATTACGTATGAGCGACGCCGAAGACCCCGCGGAGCGCATCGACGAGACGACCACGTGGCCCGACCTGGCGATCGGACTGTACGACCGACTCACGGGTCGGAACGCGGAGATACACTACCAGTTCGAGGACCTGACCGTCGAGGTGCCGAGCGGGACCGGCGACGACGCCGAGCACGCCGAGTGGCGCGTCGACGGCGGCGTCCGGGTCACCACGAGTGAGCGGGAGTGAGTCCGGGCGGCGCCTCTCGGTCGAGACCGAGGACCTGACGCTCTCGGTCGACGGGGTCGACGCCGCGGTCCGCGCGACCGGACGCCGACTGTTCGTCGAGGTCGACAGCGTCGGCGACGCCCTCCGCATCGCCCGGCGGCTGCCGGCGGAGTCCGTCTCTACCCTCGCGGCCGCGGAGCTGGTCCGGGGCGGCCTCACCGCCGAGGTCAGGGTCCGCGGTCGCACGGTCGCGGTCGCGGGCGCCGACGCGCGGCCGGGGCCGCTCTCGCACCGCCTCGGCGTCGCGCCCGCGGAACTGCGGCTCGCGGGCGTCGTCGGCGCCGGGTACGCCGGGCTCTCCGCGGGAGTCCGTCGCGCGCGGCGGCTGTTCGCGTGAGGAGAGTCGCCCCCGCTCGAGCGCCCCGGCCGGTCCGGTCGCTCGCGAGGGAGTCGAGACAGCGAGAACGCCGCGTCGCCCCGAGGGGGGTCGGGGCGACGCGGCCGGGGCCCGTCACATGACAAGCGGTCGCGGCGGCGGTCGGGGACCAGAGGCGATTTTGCGCTTGGCGCGTCGGAGACGCGTTTCACACGGAAGCCGCGACGGGACGCTGCTGGGGATGACGGCCGCGTCGAGTCGCCGTGGGGCCGGCGACCGACGTGACTATCGCCGCCCGGTACGGGCTTCGACCGGGCACGCACCGCCGAGGGATTCGATCCCCGCCGTCTCGGCACGCGGGCGGTGTCATCACGTCTGAATTCAAACCCGAACACGTATTTAGTCTTTTTCCTTATACACTTGTGAACTATGTCGGTTTCTTGTGGGTATCAAGATAGAATACGAGCTATCACGAGACGATTGTCAGATTACTACCGGAACAATTCGCCGATTCCGTCGCCGGAGTCGGCGCGTCGGATCGCCGTCCCGTCCCCGTTTCGGAACCCTTATTTTTCCGTCCGGGAATTATCGAATGCGCGCCGGAGTAGCTCAGCTGGCAGAGCGATTCCTTCGTAAGGAATAGGTCGAGGGTTCAAATCCCTCCTCCGGCTCTTCTGACGGAACGGAGTGGAGTCGAAGAGCCGCGGGCGAGATTTGAACCAGGGAGTGAAGCGAAGCGGAACGACCGTGGTTCACAATCCCTCCTCCGGCTCTTCTGACGGTGCGACGCCGAGCCGGTGAGCGACGGGACCGGATCGCTGGCGCGAGCGCGGTTCTCGGATCCGATCGAGCCGTTCCGATCGTTCGGTCACCCCTTCTCGGAGAACCATTTATATTCTAGAAATAATATTAGGTGTGTGGTTATCTATCACGGAGTTCTATGAGCGTACATGCGACCAGAATACGACTGCGACAGCGAAGAAGTGTACGAGTGTTTCAAATGCGGCCGTCGGACCGGCTCCCCCGGCGAGTGCGAGTGCGGGGGTGAACTGCTTCACATCGGTCGCTCGCGGGACCTGTGAGCGTGGCCGAACTGGGCCGTCTCCGGGCCGTTGACGGCGCGGTCAGTCGCCGGTAGCGTCGCCCTCGTCGCTCGCGTCTTCCCCGTCGCGCTCCTCGTCGCCGCCGTTCCCGCCGTCCTCGTCGGCTCCGTCCGCGTCTCCCTCCGGGTCGTAGTCGGGCAGCGAGAGGACGTTCTCGCGGCCCAGGCGGAAGCCGTCGAGGTCGCCCTCGTCGCGCAGCCCCGTCACCACCTGGCTCGTCTTCGCGGCGGTCCAGTCCAACCGCTCGGCCACCTGCTTCTGTTTCATCCGTCCGCCCTCCGACTCGATCAGTCGGAGCACCTGTTCCTCGTTGCTCAACAGGTCGTCGTCGACGGGCCGGGGCTCGTCCGAGTCCGGCTCCGACGCGTCGCCGTCGTCGTCGCCGGTCGTCGGTTCCGCCGCCGAGTCGCTGGCGGCGGCCGCCGTCGCCGCTCCCGAGTCGTCCGCCGGCGCGTCGCCGGTCGCCTCGGTCTCGGCGTCTCCGCCCCCGGCGGGCGCCGCGGCCCCGGCGTCCCGGCGGCGGTAGGCGACGGCGGCGCCGGCGACGACGAGCGCCCCGAGGAGCGCGGCGATGCCGGCGGTCGGCACCCCCGAGAGCGGCCCAGCGGGCGCGACCGAGACGCGCGGCTGGCCGGCGGAGAAGTCGACGGGCCCGTTCCAGACCACCGACCGCTCCCGTACCTCGCTCGGCTCGGGCGTCGTCTCGCCGAGGCGGTACCCCTCCGGCCACGAGACGATCAGCGACGAGGCGTCGTCGAGGAACAGCCCGTCGACGGCGTCGCCGACGCGGAGCCGGTCGCCGTCGACGGCCGCGAAGTTCGTCCACTCGAACCGGTAGGTCAACACGCCGTACGCCTGCGGGAGCTCGCGCCGCTCGGCGGTCACCGTCGCGTTCGACACGGTCATGTTGCGGCCCGTCGCCGACTCGGCGGTCTCCGCGGTCGAGACCATTCGGTCGCGGAACCGAGTCGTGTACGCCTCCGTGTCGTTCTCCACGTCCGCGCGGAGCTGTTCGAACGCCTGTTCCTCCTCGTCGGTGCCGAGTCGGATCCGGTACTCGACGGTCCACCGCGCGTCCCCGTCCGGCTGGACGGCGACCTCCATCGACACGTCGTCCGGTTCGACGTCCATCTGGGCGAACCCGCCCTCGAACGGGACCGCGCCGGCGCCGCCGGCGCCGAGCGCGAGACCGACGGCTCCGAGGAGGGCGAGGACTGCGAGGAGGATCGGCAGTCGCTGCACGGGCTAAGTCATTCGGACTGTCGGTAAATTCCTTCCCATCCGGAACCGGGTCGCCCCGTCGCCCGGCGCCGGGCGGGGAAGTGCGCGCTCACGGCGCGACGCCGCTCACGCATCGAGGCGCGAGGGACTCTCGGCGACCGTCGGGGCGGCGACCGCGGCGCCGACCGACGGCGCGTCCGCGCCGCCGCCCGTCCCGTTGCCGCCGGGCCCGCCGCCGCTCGGACCGCCGTCACCCGGACCGCCCTCGCTCCCGGATCCGGTGCCGGAGCCGTCCGGCGGGCCGGTCGACGCGTTGCCGGAGCCGCCGTCGGTCGCGTTCCCGGACCCGCCGGGGCCCGAGCCGGTCGCGTTCCCCGAGTCCGGCGGGCCGGCTGACCCGTCACCGGGACCGCCGACCGAGCCGTTCCCGGGTCCCGCTCCCGGCGCTCCGGTTGAACCGTTCCCGGGTCCCGCTCCCGGTGCCCCCATCGAGCCGTTTCCCGAGGTCCCGCCCGGGGCGTCGGCACCGGGCGGACCGGCGTCGCCCGGCGGGCCGCGTTCGGTGCCGTTCGCCGGCGGGCCGCGCCGCCCGGGCGCCACCGGCCCGCCGACGCCCTCGCCGGCCACGCCGCGGGCGATGGCGGCGACCTCGGGGCCGCTGAGCTCGCGCGCGCGCTCGCGCAGCGCCGTCAGTCGCTCGCCGTCGACGCCCGCCTCGCTGCGGACGGCGGCCGGGAGCTCGGCGGCCGCGCTCGCGCTCCGGTTCAGCCCGCGAGAGAGCGTCTCGATCCGCGCGGTCGTCGTCGCCATCCGCGCGGCGTACTCCCCCTGACTCAACTCGCCGGCCGCGCGGCGCTCCCGCAGCTCCTCCTGTCGCTGCTCCAGCTCCGCGAGGCGCTCCTCGGTCCGGTTCAGGCGCTCCGCCACGACGGCGGCGCGGCTCTCGTTGCTCGCCGCCTCGCGGAGCCCGACCTCGAAGGCGCGCGACTCCACCTCGCCCTCGATCTCGGCGCCCTGTACGCCGACGACGCCGGCGAGCTGCTCGCCGGGACTCAGGTCGACCGTCCCGTTCTCGGCGCCGGAGTCCGCACCGCTCCCGTTCGGCGCGTCGGTCTGTGCGGTCACCGCTCCCGCCGGCGCGGCGGCGGCGGCCCCCGCGATCACCGCGGCGGCGACGGCCGCGACGACGAGGCCGGCAATCCATCGGTTCATCACCAGCGCGTACGCACTCCGTCCCTATATACCCGGAACTCCGTTAAGTCGGATCAACGCGGATTAATCGCACGACTTGAGAGGGACAGGAAGATCCCGAAGGAACTTCGCGTCGCCGGGTGGTCGCTCCCGCAGGGGCACCGGGTCCGGACCGGATCGCCGTCACCGCGCGAGCGAGACACCGCGGGCGGCGCCGGCACCGCCGCGGCTCAGTACGTCTTCGCGAAGTAGGCGGTCCGCTCGGCGTCGGCGTCGCACATCGCGCACGTCTCGTCGTGCCCCCCGTCGGCGAGGGGGTCGTCGTCCTCGAACGGCACCATCACGATCTCGGCGGCCATCGGCTCCTTGATCGGCTCCTCGCAGGCCTCGTCGCCGCACCACGGGGCCTTCACGTAGCCGCCGTGCTGGCCGAGCGTGCCGAGGATGTCGGCGCGGTCGTCGGCCTCGCGCACGCCGTCGTCGAGGGTCTCCTCGGCGGTCGCGTACAGCTTGGCGTATATCTCGTCGAACTGGTCGCGGACGGTCTCGGCGACCCCGTCGCGGTCGACCTCGACGCTCTCGCCGTCGGGCCGGTGGACCAGGGTGAGCTCCTCGTCGTCGACCTCGTGGGGCCCGATCTCGATCCGGAGCGGGATCCCGTTGAGCTCGTGTTCGTTGAACTTGAACCCGGGGTTGCGCTCGTCGCGGTCGTCAAGCTCGACCCGGATCCCCGCCTCGTCGAGGTCGTCGGCCACGCCCTCTGCGTACGCCAGCACGTCGTCTTTCGTGTCCTCCTGCCAGATGGGGACGATGACGACCTGCGTGGGGGCGACGGTGTGGGGGAGGACGAGCCCCTGCTCGTCGGAGTGGGTCATGATCAGCGCGCCCAGCGCGCGCCACGAGAGCCCCCACGAGGTGGTGTGGGCGACTCGTTCCTCCTCGTCCTCGTCCGAGTAGGTGATGTCGAACGCCTCGGCGAACGACTGGCCGAGGTGGTGAGAGGTGCCGGCCTGGACCGACTTCCCGTCGGGCATCAGCGCCTCGACGGTCGTCGTCGTGTCCGCGCCGGGGAACTTGTCGTGGTCCGGCTTCTGTCCCTTCAGGACCGGCAGCGCGAGCAGGTCCTCGTAGACGGACTCGTACTGGTCGAGCCGCGTCATCGTCTCGTCCCACGCGTCCTCGCGGGTCGCGTGCGCGGTGTGGCCCTCCTGCCAGAGGAACTCCTTCGTGCGGAAGAACGGCTTCGTCTCGGTCGCCTCCCACCGCACCACCGAGCACCACTGGTTCACGCGCAGCGGGAGGTCGCGGTGGCTCCGGACCCACTGGCTGATGTACGGCGTGATGATCGACTCGGAGGTGGGGCGGACCGCCAGCCGCTCTTCGAGCTCCTTGTTGCCGGCCTCGTCGACCCACGCCACCTCGGGGTCGAACCCCTCGACGATGTCCTTCTCGCGTTCGAGGTACGACTCGGGGATGAACAGCGGGAAGTAGGCGTTCTGGACGCCGGTGTCCTTGAACTTCGCGTCGAGGAAGCCCTGGAGGCGCTCCCAGACGGCGTACGCCCGCGGGCGGGTGACGATGAACCCGCTCATCCCCTCGGGGCCGTAGTCCGCGAGCCCCGCCTTCCGTACGACCTCGGCGTACCACTCGCCGGTGTTGTGCGTCTTGGACTCGGTGATACCGAGCTCCTGGTCGTCGTCGCTCATTACTCTCGAAAGCGGGTGTCTCGGGCTTAAAAGGTCCGAACCCGACCGCCGTCGCCCATCCGCGGGGTACGTCGGTACGGAGCCCCTTCGGCCCGGCGCGTCGCCAAATTCGGCTAAACTCGGGACGAGGGTCGGCGGGGTACTTGGTCGCCCCGCCCCTCCCGCGAACACGATGTACCCGACGAAGCGGACCGTCCTGCTCGCGGCGATGATCGTCGTGCTGTCGGCGCTCGTGGCGACGCTCGTCCGTCAGATACCGGCGATCTGAGCCGGGGTCGGCGCGTCGCCCCGGCCTCCGCGCGATACGTTCCCGTCCGACGCGGTCGGAATTCGCGGAAACGTTAACCGCGTCGCGTCGCCTACCTCGTCCATGGACCTGTCGGGGCTGCGTCGACACGCGCCGCAGTCGCTCGCCGGGCGCCGGGAGGCGGCCGTGCTGGCGCCGGTGATCGCGCGGGACGGCGACGCCCACCTCCTCTTCACCAAGCGCGCCGCGCACCTCGGCGAGCACCCCGGGCAGATGAGCTTCCCCGGGGGCGGCCGCGAGCCGATCGACCGGACGCTGACCGACACCGCGCTGCGCGAGGCCGACGAGGAGGTCGGGATGCGACCGACGGAGGTCGACGTCGTCGGGCGCCTCGACGACACCCGCACGTCGAGCAAGTACGCGGTCCGCCCGTTCGTCGGCGTCGCCCCCGACCGCGAGTACGTCCCGGACGAGTCTGAGGTCGCCGAGGTGGCGATCCTCCCGGTCGACGCGCTCACAGACCCGGCGAACTACGAGTCGGAGCGCCGGGTCGGCCACCCGGAGTACGGCGATCACCGCGTGCACTTCTTCCACGTCGGCGGCTACACCGTCTGGGGCGTGACCGGCCGCATGGTCGTCCAACTCCTCGAACGGACGACCGACTGGCGCGCGCCCGCGGAGCCGGACCGGGTCGTCGGCGCGGACGCGGAACTCCCGATCTGAACGGTTTCGGCCCCGAATGACCAGTTTTACTACGACGAAGGACGCTTCACCGGTATGTCCGACCTCGTCGAGAGCCTCCGCGCGGTCGACGGCGCGGAGGCCCGGGTGATAGCCCACCTCGGGTCCCTCGATTTCACCATCGAGTACGTCCGGGACGACCTCGCGTCCCTGTACTCGGACCAGGATCTGGAGTCCGCCTACCGGCTGATAATGGCGAATCAGGTCTCCAGCGACGATTTCAAGCAGCTGATCGACGAGTCGATCGAGGCCCAGACGCTGTTCTTCGAGAACGTCGTCGTGTTCGTGTTCCCCTCGGCCCGCTACGAGGCCGTCTTCGCCTCGTTCGACCGGACCGATCCGTTCCCCGTCCTCGACATCATCGACGCCGCCGATCGGTCCTGACCGCTCGCGGCGTCCGACTCGGAGCGGCCGCTCACGCCGGCTCGACCGCCAGCCGCAGCGCCGCGGGGGCGCCGTCGGCGAGCGCGGCGACGAGGTCGCGGTCGAGGTCGGCCGCGGCGCCGTCGCCGTCGACGAGGACCGTCCGCTCGTCGTCGGTGTAGTCGCTCGTGCGTCCGACCATGGAGCGCTCGTCGAGCAGGGCGAGCCCGGGGTCGCCGCGGCCGACG includes the following:
- a CDS encoding ATP-binding cassette domain-containing protein → MSASLAGPASLPDTARSFGDDPLLSVADVAVSFGDLDVVSGVDLRVEPGSLVGLVGPNGAGKTTVLRAVTGAVEPDAGTVEIGGDPAASLSAKEVGRRVATVPQATNLAFDFRVRHVVEMGRTPHLGRFDAHGVADDEAVDAAMAAADVKRFADRSITEVSGGERQRVLLARALAQAAPLLLLDEPTASLDVNHAVETLELVRAFVDDGDRGAIAAIHDLDAAARYCDEVVVLANGGVRAAGPPESVLSASTVGAAFDAEAFVGRDPATGAPAVTAFPHSDVEPRRVHVIGTGRPAARAVARLAAAGHEPSVGVVPAGDAVAGAAADADATAVTAPPFEAPSAAAVAAAKDLAADADATLAVGAEGSGDPDAVRGPNAEVAAAADRVVPVAADADGADLLDAVAAATADGE
- a CDS encoding class I SAM-dependent methyltransferase, producing the protein MSVPCVAVDRERGETVRSRLADADALDGDHQIAVDGDTIYIPVADRDRVPADLADRIVERDAAARDRPTTPAEILGYEPSIERLGDIVIVDEDDDERAREIAEAVMAADLPCDTVLNRASPIEGELRVRQWDVLAGNGTETVHREYGHEFALDVAEVYFSPRLATERHRVVEQVEPGESAIDMFAGVGPYAVPMAARGADVVACDLNERAVEYLRENAERNGVADRVTAVAGDVRDLAGSYADTADRLVMNLPHSADEFLDTAVALAGDDCAVHYYDIQHEDDPFGPGRRAMEAAAGDAYAVDVETERVVRSYAPHEYNVCLDVRLTRVAD
- a CDS encoding peptide ABC transporter ATP-binding protein — translated: MSGSESGRRLSVETEDLTLSVDGVDAAVRATGRRLFVEVDSVGDALRIARRLPAESVSTLAAAELVRGGLTAEVRVRGRTVAVAGADARPGPLSHRLGVAPAELRLAGVVGAGYAGLSAGVRRARRLFA
- a CDS encoding rubrerythrin-like domain-containing protein: MRPEYDCDSEEVYECFKCGRRTGSPGECECGGELLHIGRSRDL
- a CDS encoding helix-turn-helix transcriptional regulator, which gives rise to MQRLPILLAVLALLGAVGLALGAGGAGAVPFEGGFAQMDVEPDDVSMEVAVQPDGDARWTVEYRIRLGTDEEEQAFEQLRADVENDTEAYTTRFRDRMVSTAETAESATGRNMTVSNATVTAERRELPQAYGVLTYRFEWTNFAAVDGDRLRVGDAVDGLFLDDASSLIVSWPEGYRLGETTPEPSEVRERSVVWNGPVDFSAGQPRVSVAPAGPLSGVPTAGIAALLGALVVAGAAVAYRRRDAGAAAPAGGGDAETEATGDAPADDSGAATAAAASDSAAEPTTGDDDGDASEPDSDEPRPVDDDLLSNEEQVLRLIESEGGRMKQKQVAERLDWTAAKTSQVVTGLRDEGDLDGFRLGRENVLSLPDYDPEGDADGADEDGGNGGDEERDGEDASDEGDATGD
- the proS gene encoding proline--tRNA ligase is translated as MSDDDQELGITESKTHNTGEWYAEVVRKAGLADYGPEGMSGFIVTRPRAYAVWERLQGFLDAKFKDTGVQNAYFPLFIPESYLEREKDIVEGFDPEVAWVDEAGNKELEERLAVRPTSESIITPYISQWVRSHRDLPLRVNQWCSVVRWEATETKPFFRTKEFLWQEGHTAHATREDAWDETMTRLDQYESVYEDLLALPVLKGQKPDHDKFPGADTTTTVEALMPDGKSVQAGTSHHLGQSFAEAFDITYSDEDEEERVAHTTSWGLSWRALGALIMTHSDEQGLVLPHTVAPTQVVIVPIWQEDTKDDVLAYAEGVADDLDEAGIRVELDDRDERNPGFKFNEHELNGIPLRIEIGPHEVDDEELTLVHRPDGESVEVDRDGVAETVRDQFDEIYAKLYATAEETLDDGVREADDRADILGTLGQHGGYVKAPWCGDEACEEPIKEPMAAEIVMVPFEDDDPLADGGHDETCAMCDADAERTAYFAKTY
- a CDS encoding NUDIX hydrolase; protein product: MDLSGLRRHAPQSLAGRREAAVLAPVIARDGDAHLLFTKRAAHLGEHPGQMSFPGGGREPIDRTLTDTALREADEEVGMRPTEVDVVGRLDDTRTSSKYAVRPFVGVAPDREYVPDESEVAEVAILPVDALTDPANYESERRVGHPEYGDHRVHFFHVGGYTVWGVTGRMVVQLLERTTDWRAPAEPDRVVGADAELPI